Below is a window of Elusimicrobiota bacterium DNA.
AAAACGTTATTGTTATAAAACATTCCAGGAAGTTGTCTTTCCTCCAAAAAATACTGAAGTATCTGCGGTTAGCTTAAATTGCCACTGATCGGAGTCGAACCGATACGACCGATGAAGATCGCGGGATTTTAAGTCCCGTGCGTCTGCCAATTCCGCCACAGTGGCAATAAGATTTGTTTCCCTTTTATTAATTCGTTTCAACTGATACGCGGTAAACTTTTTCACCGGGTTTCACTAACCCAAGCTCCCGCGCATGGCACTCAATCACAAAACCGTTATTCTGTAAATCACACATTTTCTGCCGTAATGCAATATTTTCTTGTTCAAGCTTACTATACTCCACCCGCAGGACCGGCAACCTCTGGCGATGCGCTATAATTGTACGTACAGCCGGTGCGGAAAATATTGCTATGAACACAGCAATCGCGAATATAATATAAACCCCTGCTGAAAACTGTGTCCTGCCTTTTATTGCCATTATCTACTCTTACGCCTTCTTAAACGCCGTAATCCCGCCATACCGCGCATCACGGCCGAGTTCTTCTTCAATCCTTAACAACTGGTTATACTTCGCCAGGCGTTCACTCCGTGACAACGACCCGGTCTTAATCTGGCCGGTGTTCATCGCTACGGATAGATCCGCGATAAAACTGTCTTCGGTCTCACCTGAACGATGGCTAATCACTGATGTGAACCCATTCGCATGCGCAAGCTTGATTGAGGCAACAGTCTCGCTCAACGAACCGATTTGGTTTACCTTAATCAATATAGAATTTGCCGACTTTTCGTTAATCCCGCGCTGTAACCGTTTAACGTTGGTTACAAACAAGTCATCACCGACTAACTGCAGTTTATCCCCGAGTTTGGCGGTAAGTTTTTTCCATCCATCCCAATCATCTTCCGCTAACCCGTCTTCTATAGATACCACCGGATACTTAGACCTAAGTTTTGAGTACATCTCAATCATCTGGTCAATATCCAGCTTCTTACCTTCAATTGTATAAGAACCATCATTGTACAGCCCGCTGGAAGCTACATCCAACGCAATCATAACATGTTTACCGGGTTCATACCCCGCTGCTTTAATAGCTTCAATGATAGTATCCAAAGCTTCATCCGTTGAGTGCAGGTTCGGCGCAAACCCGCCTTCATCTCCTACATTCACTGACTGCTTCTTTGCCTTCAATATCTTTTTTAGGTTATGAAACACTTCCGCGCCCATACGTAACGCATCCGCAAACGTGCCTGCTCCGGCAGGTACAATCATAAATTCCTGGATATCAAGCTTATTATCCGCATG
It encodes the following:
- the eno gene encoding phosphopyruvate hydratase, producing the protein MSKINEIIAREILDSRGNPTVEVDIILEDGCIGRAAVPSGASTGEHEALELRDGDKARYLGKGVSKAVNNVNKVIAPALKGQDAREQESIDRRMIEMDGTENKGVLGANAILGVSLAAARASANSIKIPLYKYLKSLYKIEGEGGILPVPLMNIVNGGAHADNKLDIQEFMIVPAGAGTFADALRMGAEVFHNLKKILKAKKQSVNVGDEGGFAPNLHSTDEALDTIIEAIKAAGYEPGKHVMIALDVASSGLYNDGSYTIEGKKLDIDQMIEMYSKLRSKYPVVSIEDGLAEDDWDGWKKLTAKLGDKLQLVGDDLFVTNVKRLQRGINEKSANSILIKVNQIGSLSETVASIKLAHANGFTSVISHRSGETEDSFIADLSVAMNTGQIKTGSLSRSERLAKYNQLLRIEEELGRDARYGGITAFKKA
- a CDS encoding septum formation initiator family protein, translated to MAIKGRTQFSAGVYIIFAIAVFIAIFSAPAVRTIIAHRQRLPVLRVEYSKLEQENIALRQKMCDLQNNGFVIECHARELGLVKPGEKVYRVSVETN